Genomic DNA from Frondihabitans sp. PAMC 28766:
CTCGTAGCCGCCGCCTGCGGGGCGCGACGGCGTGTCGGGGCTCCACTGCACCATGCCGAAGGGCACGTCGGCGCCGGGGAAGTCGTCGACCGCACCGGAGGTACCGATGGTCGGGTCGACGAGGGAGGCGGGATTCGCCACGTACGGGGTCGACGCACCGGTGGCCGCCTGAGCGGCGACCCCCGGAACGAAGATGCCCGCCGCGATGACGGTGACGGACACGCCGAGGGCGATCCGTCTGGGTCGTACAGCCATGGAAAGGACCTTTCGATGGTGACAGCGTTGTCACACCCCCGAATGAGTGCCAGACAACGTTGTCTATTGGTGAGGTCGATACTGCCCCTCCCTCATCGGATCTGTAAAGGGCTTTGCCAGAACTGGCCATCCGCGCGCGCCGATCGGTGGCAGGCTGGAGGCATGCGCACCCGACCCAGCCGCCCGAACCGCAGGGCGACCAGGATGACGCTGCCCGAGGCCGAGAAGATCGTCGCCCTCGACCTCGACGGCAAGCTCGATCGCAGCGACAGCGACGTGGCGAAAGTCGTCTTCGAGGCTCACACGGTCGTGCAGCGCTCGAGCCTCTGGGGGGCCGCCCCGGGCACTCCAGCCCGGCGGCAGGGGCGCGTCGTCTTCATCGGCGGGGCGATCTTCATCGCGGTGTGGATCGCAGGCCTCATCATCCCCCTGCTGCTCGGGTACGACCGGTAGCAGCGAAGTGCCTACGCGAGCGAGCACGCGGCAGCGGCAGAGCTCGGTCGTGATCCTGCCGCTTGCTCTCGTCGCACTGCTCGTGCTGGGTCTCGTGGCGGCAGGATTCGTGGCCCGCGAGCGTGCGACCTCGACCACGCTCGCTCACGGCGCGGCAGCTGCACCGCCGTGGCCCGCCCCGGCCGACAAGGCCGCGCGTGCTTCCGCGGCACAACTGCCGAACGTCTACGGCCTGAAGCTGGCAGAGCACATCCACACGCACCTGACGATCACGATCGACGGGGTCGCCGAGACCGTGCCCGGCCAGATCGGCCTCGACGAGAAGCACCATTTCGCCACTGCCCTGCACACCCACAACACGTCGGGCATCATCCACATCGAGTCGCCAGTGAAACGCGACTTCACGCTCGGCCAGTTCTTCACCAACTGGGACGTGCGGCTCGACTCCCGCCACGTCGGGGCGGAAGGCGGCGACATCGGCGAGACGCTCACGGTCTTCGTCGACGGGCACCGCCGCGTGGGCGACCCCGCGTCGATCCGCCTGCGTGACCTCGACGACATCGACCTCGTCATCGCCCCCGCCGGCACGATCGTGCGCCCCGCCACCCCCTTCGACTGGCCGTCGAACTACCACTGATCAGGAGTCCTCGCGAAATCGCGACCACCACGGCTCAGACGCCGCACCGCGGCAGTGACCACTGTGACCCGGCAGGCGAGTCGGTCGCGATTTCGCGACCGCCCGGCTAGCCCTCCTCCTCGGCGCGCTCATGGGCGGCCTCTGAGGCCTCCGCGTGCTCGGTCTTGCCGCGCGCGATCAATCGATCGTCGCCGCGCCACATGCCGAGCGCCTCGGTCAGACGACCTCGCACCGCCCCGATCAGCGAGCGCGGCGTCGGCTTGAAGTCCTCGCCCTCGCGCCCGTCGCCCGCGTGTTCGAACTCGCGCAGGGTGCCCGCCTCGTCGTACTCGAGGGGCTGCCGCGCGTGCTCGACGCAGAGCTTCGCCACCTCTTCGGCGTGCGCGTGCATCACCGAGTGGGCCGCGCCCGGGATCTCCCACAGCCGCGACGACGGCAGCAGCTCGCCGGTGCGCCGCACCCACTCGCTCGGCGCGACGGCGTCGAACTCGCCCCGGATCACGAGCGTGTCGGCCTTCACGTGCGGCAGCGCGCGCTCGATCGGGAAGGTCATCATCTTCGGCAGGATGCGAGAGAACCACTTCGGCCCGCAGAAGAGGTAGGCGGTGATGGCGAGCAGTTTCACCCGCCCGGGCTCGTGCACGGCCGCCTGCAGAAAGCGCACCGCCTGGCGCAGCACGCTGCGCTCGCCCGGGTTGATCACGGGGCCGATCAGCACGCACGTCGTGAGCTCGGGCCGGCGGGCCACGAGGTCGGCGACGACCTGCGTGCCCATCGAGTGGCCGACCACGACGGGATCCTCGAGTTCGAGCCGGTCGATCACCAGGCCGACGAGATCGGCGTACTGCCGGATGGTCAGGGCGGCGTCAGGATGCGGAACGCCTGCGAACCCGGGCAGGTCGAGCGCGTGCACCGGCCCGAACTCGTTGAGGTTGGGGGCCAGGCGCTCGAAGTAGTTGCTCGCGACCCCGATGCCGGGCACGAGCACGAAGGGGCGCGTGCCGCCGTGGCCGATGGTCGAGACGCGGACGTAGAAGTCGTCGTCGCCGTCCGGCACCACCCGGGTCACGGTCACGTCGGTGGAGGAGCGCTTCGCCATTCGACCAGTCTGCCCGCCCCGGCTGCCGAAAAGATTTTTCGGGCCTGGAGTTGACTTAACGAACTATCACGATATATCTTTGACCTATCGCCGCAGACGATCCATCGGATCGGCCCGGCGCGAGTGGCCCGGCCTCACGGCCCGCCACCCCCACCGACTCACGACAACCGAAAGGAGTACCCCATGGGTACCCGACACAACCACGAATTCTCTGACAACAATCGATTCGAGCGCGGCGAGCAGCCGCGCCACCACCACGACCGCCGCCCCGGCTTCGGCCCCGGCATGGGCGCAGGCGCAGGCTTCGGCATGGGCCGGGGCATGGGCCGCGGTCGCGGCCCCGGGTTCGGCGGCGGCTTCGGCGGCGGCGGCTTCGGCGCTTCCGCCGGCGGCTTCCCCGGCTTCCCCGGGTTCGGCGGCCCCGGCTTCGGCGGCCCCGGAATGCGCGGCGGTCGCGGTCGTGCCCGGAAGGGCGACGTCCGCCTCGCGATCCTCTCCCTCCTGGGCGAGGAGCCGGCCAACGGCTATGGGCTGATGAAGTCCATCGCCGAGCGCACCGAGGGCGCCTGGCGCCCTAGCCCCGGCTCCGTCTACCCGACGCTGTCGCAGCTCGTCGACGAAGACCTCATCGTCGAGTCGGGTGAGGGCCGCCAGTCGACCTTCGACCTGACCGAGGCCGGCCGCACCTACGTGACCGAGCACAGCGACGAGATCAGCAAGGCCTGGGGCGACGCCACCGCCGAGCAGGGCCCCCACGGCGACGAGTTCATCGGCAGCGCCATCAAGCTCGCCGGTGTGATCAAGCAGTTCCACTTCGACGCCACCCCCGAGCAGCGCGCTGCCGGGGCGGCCAAGATCGACGAGCTGCGCCGCACGCTCTACACGATCCTCGCCGACTGAGTCCGTTCGAGGTCGCTCCGCTCTTCGAGTCTTCTCGGGCGGAGTGCGCCTCCCTGAATGAGGCCCCGCGTTTCGGCCGACCTCCCAGCGCCGCGGCGCGGGGACCATGGCCGAGACACGGGGTCTCGCTCTGCGTGCAGCGGGTTCGTAAGCGACCGTTACCCGGGCGTAGCCAAAACTTCAGGTCTTCTGGGGACGGGCTGGGCAGAGTCGGAGCGTGCTCGACCAGCTTCCGCTCGCCCCCGCCCCCGTTCGAACCCGCACGCCGGCGACCCGGGCGGCACGGCATCTGCGGGCAACGTCGGTCGAGCTCGCCGGTGTCGCCGGCACCGTGGCCCTTGCTCTCGGCATCCTGTCGCACCTCGTGCTCAGCCAGCGGGCGACGGTCTTCTTCTATTCGGGCGACTCCGTGCTGATGCCGCTCGTCGAGCGTTCGCTGCGCGAGGGCCAGCCGTTCGAGTGGGCGATGTCATCGGTGCTGTTCTTCGTGCCCGAGATCCCGGTGTACGTCGCGATCGCGACGGTCGTGCCGGGGGTGCACGCCGCGCTGCTCGTGAACGCGGGCGTCACGGTCGTCGGCCTCTACGGGATCCTGCGCGGTCTCGCCGCCGTGGTCGTGCCGTGGTTCTCGCGCCGCACGAAGGTGGCCCTCGCTCTCGCGCCCGTGGCGGCGCTCACCCTCTGCTCGCTGATGGAGCACACCGGCCAGCGGGCGACGCTCGAGCTGGTCTCGCTCTTCCTCACGACCACGTACTACTACGGCACGACGCTCGCCATGGTGGGTGCCCTGCCGCTCGTCGTGGTCGCCGCGAACGGGCGAACGGGACGGGCGCGGCGAGGCGCCCTGGTCGGACTCGTCTCGCTCGCCGCGGCAGCGACGTTCTCGAACCCGCTCTTCGCGATGTGGGCCGCCGTGCCGGTGGCGATCGCAGCCCTGCTGCTGTGGCGCCGGCGCCTGCTGACGAGGCGACCCGCTGTCGCGATGGGCGCCGCACTGCTCGTCGGATCGCTCGTCGGCTACGTGGCGCGCATCCCGATGGCGAAATACATCTCGATCCAGATCGGCCACTACCTGCGCATCGACCGGATGGCCCTGTCGGTGCGGTACTACGTCAACGACTACTTCTTCACGGCCTCGACCTGGCAGGGCGCGATCGAGATGTCGCTGCTCGCAGTCGCCGTCACCGGCACGCTGGCGGTGGCAGTCATCGCTCTCGCGCGCCACTGGCCGACGCGCATCACCCTGCCCCTCGTGGTCGCGGCCTGCTCGATCGTCGTGACCGTCGTGGCGGCGGTCGGGCTCGGCACGACCGCGAGCCGGTACCTCATGCCGCTGTTCTTCATGCCGGCGGCCGCCGCCGTCGTGCTCGGCGGGTACGCGCTCGAACGAGCGCCGGGCCTCACCGGGCTGTCCATCAGATGGCCGAGCCGCAGGATCCTGGTGCGCGCCACCGCGATCGCCGTCGTCGCGGTCACCGCCTGCAGCATCGGCGCCGTGCGGCTGATGGCGACCGCCCCGGCGACCCAGACCTACGCGTCCGCCACCTGCCTGTCGAACTGGATCGGCGGCCGCGACCTCACCGGCGCCGGGCGGTTCTGGACGATGCGTGCGCTCACGGCCTACGGCGACCAGTCCGTCACGATCCTGCAGATCACGGCCGACTACAACGCGACCCTCTGGCTCGACAACGCCGCCGACTACACCGGCCAAGACGTGTCGTACCTCGTGCTCGACGCGAAGAGCCACTATTCGCGAAGCCCGCAGGCCGTGCTCGGCGACCCCGCGCAGACCATCACGTGCGGCCAGTACACGATCCTCGACTACCTCGGCACGACCGGCGAGAGCATCCTGACCGGAAAGATCGCCCGATCGGCCGCCGCAAAGATCGCCGAGCGACACCTGTAAAGCGGGACTACCGTCCACCTCCGGGCGTGGTCATTGCAGACCCCGCAATCTTTGTCGCTGAGGGAGTGGTCATGTCGAGTTCGACGACGGTGGGTTCGAGGAGTAGTTCGGGGGGCCCGGTCAGAAGCCTCGTCCCGGCGCGAATGGACCGGCTGCCGTGGACGAAATTCCACTGGTCGATCATCGTCGGCCTCGGCATCTCGTGGGTGCTCGACGGTCTCGAGATCCAGATCGTCGCCTCGAACGGGTTCTCGCAAGAGTTCCACATGTCGTCGGGGCTCATCGGCAACCTGGGCACCGTCTATCTGCTCGGCCAGGTCGCAGGCGCCCTCGTCTTCGGTCGCCTCTCCGACAAGCTGGGACGCAAGAGGCTCTTCATCCTGACCCTGGTGATCTACCTCATCGGCTCCGGCGTCGCCGGCCTCTCGCCCGCCGTGTGGTTCCTCTTCATCTTCCGGTTCATCGCCGGCGCCGGCATCGGCGGCGAGTACGCCGCGATCAACTCGGCCATCGACGAGCTCATCCCGTCGAAGTACCGCGGCCGCGTCGACATCGCCGTCAACGGCACATACTGGGGCGGTGCGGCTCTCGGCGCCCTCGCCAACGTGTTCTTCTTGAACACCGACTTCTTCGCGGTGAACGTCGGCTGGCGCCTCGCCTTCTTCATCGGCCCGGTGATCGGTATCGGCATCATCTGGCTGCGCCGCAACATCCCCGAGAGCCCGCGCTGGTTCATGACCCACGGCTACGAGCAGCAGGCAGAAGACACTGTCGACGAGATCGAAGCCCGCGTGAAGGCCGACGGCGGCACGCTCACCCCTGTCGACGACAGCCAGGCCATCAGCGTGGTGCGCACCGACAGCATCAAGTTCGGCCAGATCTGGCACACGCTCTGGAAGGTGTACCCGAAGCGGACCGTCACGGGCCTGTCGATGATGATCACGCAGGCGTTCCTCTACAACGCGATCTTCTTCACCTATGCGCTGGTGCTCGAGAACTTCTATCACACGAGCCCGTCGTCGACGCAGTACTACTTCTTCCCCTTCGCCATCGGCAACCTGATCGGGCCGCTCGTGCTCGGCCCCCTGTTCGACTCGATCGGGCGGCGCAAGATGATCTTCGGCACCTACGTCATCTCGGGTCTGGTGCTCATCGTGTCGGCCATCCTGTTCGACCAGGGCGTGCTGACCGCGGCCACTCAGACGATCTTCTGGTGCGTGGCGTTCTTCTTCGCCTCGGCGGGCGCCTCGAGCGCCTACCTGACGGTCTCGGAGATCTTCCCCTCGAGATCCGCTCGCAGGTCATCTCGTACTTCTTCGCCATCGGCCAGATCGCCGGTGCGGTCGCCCCGTCGCTCTTCGGAGCACTGGTCGGCAACGGGACGGCGCGCGGGCCACTGACCATCGGCTACTTCATCGGGGCCGGAGTGATGATCGCCGGCGGTATCGTCGCGGCGATCTTCGGCGTGGACGCCGAGCGCAAGAGCCTCGAGACGATCACCACACCGCTGTCGGTGGTGAAGCAGTAGCCGCGCATCGCACGCCGGCGTTCAGTCGCCGGTGCTGACCACGGGCTCGACCTCCGAGAGGTCGAGCCCTAAGTCGATCAGGCGAATACGGCCGCTGAGCCCGGCCGCGGGCTCGAGCAGCAGCCCGGCCTTGACGGCCCCGAACGTCACGGTGACGAGGGCGGGCAGCACGAGCGGGTCGGGCACGGAGCCGTCGTCGACACCGATGCCCGAGGGCAGGTCGACCGCGACCACCGCGGGTGCCCCCGTCATGCGCATCAGAACGCTGGGCCGGATCGCCTCGACCAACGACCGAGCGCGACCGCGAAGCGCAGGATCCTGACCCGTTCCGGTGCCGAGGATGCCGTCGACGATCACGTCGACACCGTCCGTCACCGCCTCGAAAGCCGCGTGGCCCGGGTCGGTGTCGCGGTGGTCGGCCGAGGCCCCGGCTGCGACTGCCGCGGCGAGGCCCCCTTCGTGCCAGTGGGTGCCGGTGGTCAGGATGCGGACGGTGTGGCCCTGCGACGCGAGTGCGGCTCCCGCGTAGAGAGCGTCGCCGCCGTTGTCGCCCGAGCCGACCAGGAGGAGGACGACGCCGGCGGTGGTGCCGCGATTTGTGAGCACGGCCGTGATCTCTTCGGCGAGGCCGTGGGCGGCGCGCTGCATCAGGGGCTCGCCGGCGTCGAGAAGGGGCTTCTCGGCCGCACGCACTTGGGCGGCCGTGTATCCGTTCGTCATGACGACAGTGTCGTCGGTCGGCGGCGCCTTCGCCACCGGATCCCGTACAAGCCGGTTCCACCCGGTGGCGCTGACACCGGCGACGATCACGCCAGAATGGTCGGATGCGTTCGATCACCCGCAACCCGACCGACGGCACCGAGATCGCCTACGAGGTCTCAGGCGAAGGCGAGCCCCTCCTGCTCGTCCACGGCTCCGGCCTGTCGAAGGGCACCTGGCGCGGCCTCGGCTACATCAGAGACCTCGAGCGCGACTTCACCGTCATCGCCGTCGACCTGCGTGGGCACGGGCGCAGCGGCAAGCCGCACGACGCCTCCGCCTACCAGCCGCCGCGCTTCATCGAGGACGTCGACCAGGTGCTCGACGAGGTCGGGTCGGGGCCGGTGCACTACGTCGGCTACTCGATCGGGGCCCGCATCGGCCTCAGGATCGCGGCCGCCACACCGGAGAGGCTGCGCACCCTCACCACTATCGGCGGGTCTTTCGAGTCGATGACCGACCAGATCGGCCGCACGTTCTTCCCCACCTGGCGCGAAGCTCTCGACTCCGGTGGCATGGAGGAGTTCGTCACGGAGTGGGGCATGTTCCGGCACGAACCCATCGACCCGGCGACGGCGCTCGCCTTCCGGGCCAACGATCCCGTAGCGCTGCGTGCGTACTTCGAGGGCATCGAGGCGGCGGCGCCCCTCGGCATCGACGGGGCCGCGCAGATCGTCGTGCCGACACTGCTGCTCGCCGGCACGAACGACGTCGACCGGTTCCGCCAGTCGCAGGAGGCCGCGCGGCGCACAGCCCACGGCAGCTTCTTCGAGCTCGTCGGGCAGGATCACGCCTCGTCGCTCCTGCCCGTCGACGACGTCACCGACCTCATCCGTACCTTCTTGGAAATGCAGGATTCATAGTCGGCGGCGCCTTCGCAACCGGAGACGCGTACAAGCCGGTCTCGCCCGGTGGCGCTGACACCGCCGCCGCTGCCGCGCCGTCACTCGGCAGGGCTCCCGACGAGCTACGACATGCCGCCGTCGACCTCCATCGTCGAGCCGGTGACGTAGGAGGCGTCGGGGCCGGCCAGGAAGGCGATGGCCGCGGCGATCTCGGTCGGCTCGGCGAAGCGCTGCAGCGCCGTCGGCACCCTCAGCTGCACCTCCTGCGGCAGGTCGCGCAGCAACGGGTGCGTGTAGAGGGAGGCCACTTCGGCCGCCATGTCGGTGTTGGTGCCGCCGGGGGCGATGGCGTTGATCCTGATGCCGCGTGCCCCGAGCTCGGGCGCGAGGTTGCGCACCATCGCCTGGATCGCCGCCTTGCTGGCCGCGTAGACGGAGTGCTCGAAGACGCTCATGCGTCGGCTGACCGACGACATCAGGATGATGCTGCCGCCCTCGCCCATCACCGCAGCAGCCGCCTGCGCGGCGAGCAGCTGAGCCGTCACGTTGATCGAGAAGACGTCGTCGACCTGCTGCTTGGTGATCGTCGGCAGAGCACCGAAGTGCTCGATGCCGGCGTTGCTGACGAAGACGTCGAGGCCGCCGAACTCGGCGACCGCGGCTGCGACCAGCGCCTCGGACACGCCCTCCTCGCCCACGTCGCCCTGCACGGTGATCGCGCGACCGCCGACGTCGCGGATCGAGCCTGCCACCTCGTCGGCCGCCGACGCGCTCGACCGGTAGTTCACGACGACGGCCGCGCCGTCGGCCGCCAGCCGCCGTGCCACGGCCGCGCCGATCCCTCGCCCTGCTCCGGTGACGACGGCCGTGCGGCCCTCGAGTGCCGTCATGCTGTGCTCCTGTCTCGTGAAAGTCCTCCTCCACGCTATTCGCCGCCGGGCCCGGAGATACAGACGGACGACAGGTGACGTTGGGGCGGCGTTCATTCCGCCGGGCTACGTTCTCTCCATGGTCGCCCACCTCAGACTCGCCGAACGGCCGATCGGCACGCTCGGGCCGATCGCCTCCGAGTCCGACGTGCACTTCTTCTGTGTGGGCCGCGATCGGTGGTCGATCTACGATCGGCGGCTCGACCCCGCTGTGCCCGACGCCTTCCTCGGGCGGCTGCAGCGCATCGCCGGCGTCTACGAGATCGGCTTCGCCGACGCCTCGCGCCCCCGCGTCTACTGCGCGAGCCTCGCCGCAGCGCGCACCGAGTTCGTCGAGGTTCGCGTCGGTCGCCGCGCGGCCCTCCGCATCGTCGACTGAAACCGAGATCGCAGAGCCCGGGTAGGGCATCCTGGTGGGGATGACTCTCGACCAGAACCCCCACCTCAGCGACTTCGCCTCGTTCATCACCGCCTCGCCGACGTCGTACCATGCGGCGGCCGAGGCCGCGAGACGCCTCGAGGCCGCAGGATTCGACGCTCTCGACGAGCGAGACGCCTGGCCCACGACCCCGGGCCGCCGCTTCGTCGTGCGCGACGGTGCCGTGATCGCGTGGGTGCAGCCTCGCGCCGCCACCCGCACGACCCCGTTCCGCATCGTGGGCGCTCACACCGACTCGCCCTCATTCAAGCTGAAGCCGAACCCCGACACCGGCGCCTTCGGCTGGCAGCAGGCCGGCGTCGAGGTCTACGGCGGACCGCTCTACAACTCGTGGCTCGACCGCGACCTCGAGTTCGCCGGCCGGTTGGTCACTCGCGACGGGGACGTGCGCCTGGTGCGCACCGGCCCCGTCCTGCGCATCCCGCAGCTCGCCGTGCACCTCGACCGCGGCGTGAACGACGGCCTGGCTCTCGACCCGCAGCGGCACCTGCACCCGATCGTCGGGCTCAGCCCGGTGGCGGGCAGGGCGAGCCGGGGCGACGACATCCTGGCGGCCCTCGCCTCGCTCGTCGGCCTCGACCGTGACGACGTCGCGGGCCACGACGTGCTCGTCGCCGACACCGCGGCGCCGCAGCTGATCGGCTTCGACGACGAGCTCTTCGCGAGCGGCCGCATGGACAACCTCTCGAGCGTCCACGCCGGGCTCATCGCCCTGATCGCAGGCGCCGACGCTCTCGACGACGCAGCCGACATCGCCGTCTTCGCGGCCTTCGACCACGAAGAGGTCGGCTCGGAGTCGCCGTCGGGCGCGGGCGGCCCCTTCCTCGCCGACGTGCTGGCGCGCATCGGGCTCGGCCTCGGAGGCGACGAGAGCGACAGGATGCGCTCGTTCGCAGGCTCCTGGCTGCTCTCGTCCGACGCGGGGCACGTGGTGCACCCGAACTACCCCGAGCGCCACGACCCCGCCAATCACCCCCTGCCGAACCGCGGGCCGCTGCTGAAGATCAACGCGAAGCAGCGCTACGCGACCGACGGGGTCGGCGCAGCCGAGTGGGCTCGGGCCTGCGGGCAGGCCGGCGTGCCCTTCCAGCCGTTCGTGTCGAACAACGCGGTGCCGTGCGGCTCGACGATCGGGCCGATCAGCGCCACGCGCCTCGGCATCCGCACGATCGACGTGGGGCTCGGCCTGCTGTCGATGCACTCGGCGCGCGAGCTCTGCGGTGCCGACGACCCGGCGATGCTCACCAAGGCCGCGGGTGCCTTCCTGGCCCCGGAAGACTCTGTCCAGTAGTCTCCGAATCACGTGCGCCGCAAGGCGCCAGCGGGTCACGCTGGGTGGCCGGACTCTGACGAAGGGCTCTTCACCGTGACAACGACCGCCGATCGCAACGCCACCTCTTCGACCAACAGCGACTACGACCCCACGGTGCTCCGCGGGGTCTTCGAGCACCACTACACCTACGCCAACGGTGTCGAGCGCAACATCCACCGCTACGCCGCGCGCACGGCGCTGACAGACTCCGATACCGGCCAGAGCTGGACCTACCGCGAGCTCGGCGAGGTCACCGGCCGCCTCGCCGCCGGCCTCGCCGAGAACGGCGTCGGGGTCGGCGACGTGGTCTGCTACCAGCTGATGAACCGCCCGGAGTTCGCCTTCCTCTACGTCGCCACCCAGGGCCTCCGCGCCGTCGGATCGCCGATGAACTTCCGTCTCGCCCCCGGCGAGACCGCCTTCATCCTCGATGACTCCAAGCCGGTCGTGTTCTTCTTCGAGGCCCCCGACGCCGCCCTGATCGCCCAGGCGCTCGAGATCGCCGACCACCGCCCCTCGGTGCTCGTCGCGGTCGGAGACGAAGACGTCTCGGCCGTGGAGGGGGCGGTGCCCTTCTCGTCGATCCTGAAGGAGGGCGCCCCGTCGTTCACCGCGCCCGAGGGCGGCAGCACCTGGGATGAGACGACGCGCCTCTACACGTCGGGCACCACGGGCCGCCCGAAGGCCGTCCCGCTGACGAGCCTCAACGAGGTGCTGACGGCCCACGACGTCATCATCAACATGGCGCTGACGCCCAAAGACAAGACGATGAACATGTCGCCCTGGTTCCACCGCGGCGGCGCCTACTGCGCCGGCCCCAACACGGTGTTCTACATCGGGGCCGAGGCGGTCACCCTCCCGCGCTTCGACGCCGGCACCGTGCTCGACCTCGTGCAGAACGAGGGCGTCACCTACGTGATCGGCGCGCCGACCAACCTCGAGCGCCTCGCCGACGTGCAGGAGGCGACGCCCCGCGATCTGGGCACCCTCAAGGGCATCGTCACCATGGGCGCGCCGTTCGAGCGGAACGCGGCGCTCCGCTACCAGAAGGTGCTCACCCCGAACATCTCGAACGGCTACGGCACCACCGAGGCGTTCTGGAACACCTTCTTGCCCGGCGACGAGCTGACGAAGTACGCCGGTGCCGCCGGCCGGGCCTCGATCGACGACGACGTGGTGGTCGTGGCTGTTAGCAGCACCGGCCTCGGCGATCCTGCCGACCAGGTCGCGACCGACGGCAAGGAGATCGGCGAGGTCGCCGTGCGCTCGGTCAAGTCGGGCTACACCTACCGCGGCAACCCCGAAGAGGATGCCAAGAAGTTCCGCGACGGCTGGTTCTTCGCCGGCGACCTCGCCACCTGGAACGTGGACGAGGTCATCACCGTCGTCGGTCGCAAAGACGACATGATCATCTCGGGCGGCGAGAACGTGCACCCCGTGCAGGTCGAAGAGACACTCGCGTCGCACCCCGGCGTGGCCGACTCGATCGTGTGCGGGGTCGTCGATCAGGAGTGGGGCCAGGTCGTGGTCGCCTACATCGTGCGCAAGCCCGGCGCCCTCGAAGACGAGCAGGAGGCCGCCGACGCCCTCGAGAAGCACTGCCACGAGGCGATCGACCTGGCCGACTTCAAGCGCCCGCGCCTCTACTCGTTCGTCACCGAGCTGCCCTACACGGCCACCGGCAAGAAGCAGCACTTCGTGATGCAGGACCGCTCGCCCCGCGACCTCGCCGAAGGCCGCTTCGTGCGCCCCGCCCGCTGACCGAGCATCCGCGGGGAGTCGACAGAGACTCCCCCGGATGTAGGCGGTGTGGTACCTGGGCATGATGCCGGGGGGCAAGGGCCTCCCTAGCCTGGGGCGCATGGAGTTCACAGAATGATCCAGGCCAGCAACCTCTCGAAGCGCTACGGCGATCGCCTCGCCCTCGACGACGTCTCGTTCGAGGTCCGACCCGGCCTCGTGACGGGCTTCCTCGGCCCGAACGGCGCCGGCAAGTCGACCACGATGCGTCTCATCGTCGGTCTCGACCGCGCCACCTCCGGCGACGTCACCGTCAACGGCCGGCACTACGCCGACCACCGCGCCCCGCTGCGCGAAGTCGGTGTCCTCCTCGACGCGAAGGCGGTCCACCGCGGCCGCAG
This window encodes:
- a CDS encoding MFS transporter, with protein sequence MDRLPWTKFHWSIIVGLGISWVLDGLEIQIVASNGFSQEFHMSSGLIGNLGTVYLLGQVAGALVFGRLSDKLGRKRLFILTLVIYLIGSGVAGLSPAVWFLFIFRFIAGAGIGGEYAAINSAIDELIPSKYRGRVDIAVNGTYWGGAALGALANVFFLNTDFFAVNVGWRLAFFIGPVIGIGIIWLRRNIPESPRWFMTHGYEQQAEDTVDEIEARVKADGGTLTPVDDSQAISVVRTDSIKFGQIWHTLWKVYPKRTVTGLSMMITQAFLYNAIFFTYALVLENFYHTSPSSTQYYFFPFAIGNLIGPLVLGPLFDSIGRRKMIFGTYVISGLVLIVSAILFDQGVLTAATQTIFWCVAFFFASAGASSAYLTVSEIFPSRSARRSSRTSSPSARSPVRSPRRSSEHWSATGRRAGH
- a CDS encoding M18 family aminopeptidase; amino-acid sequence: MTLDQNPHLSDFASFITASPTSYHAAAEAARRLEAAGFDALDERDAWPTTPGRRFVVRDGAVIAWVQPRAATRTTPFRIVGAHTDSPSFKLKPNPDTGAFGWQQAGVEVYGGPLYNSWLDRDLEFAGRLVTRDGDVRLVRTGPVLRIPQLAVHLDRGVNDGLALDPQRHLHPIVGLSPVAGRASRGDDILAALASLVGLDRDDVAGHDVLVADTAAPQLIGFDDELFASGRMDNLSSVHAGLIALIAGADALDDAADIAVFAAFDHEEVGSESPSGAGGPFLADVLARIGLGLGGDESDRMRSFAGSWLLSSDAGHVVHPNYPERHDPANHPLPNRGPLLKINAKQRYATDGVGAAEWARACGQAGVPFQPFVSNNAVPCGSTIGPISATRLGIRTIDVGLGLLSMHSARELCGADDPAMLTKAAGAFLAPEDSVQ
- a CDS encoding NAD(P)H-hydrate epimerase — encoded protein: MIVAGVSATGWNRLVRDPVAKAPPTDDTVVMTNGYTAAQVRAAEKPLLDAGEPLMQRAAHGLAEEITAVLTNRGTTAGVVLLLVGSGDNGGDALYAGAALASQGHTVRILTTGTHWHEGGLAAAVAAGASADHRDTDPGHAAFEAVTDGVDVIVDGILGTGTGQDPALRGRARSLVEAIRPSVLMRMTGAPAVVAVDLPSGIGVDDGSVPDPLVLPALVTVTFGAVKAGLLLEPAAGLSGRIRLIDLGLDLSEVEPVVSTGD
- a CDS encoding alpha/beta fold hydrolase, yielding MRSITRNPTDGTEIAYEVSGEGEPLLLVHGSGLSKGTWRGLGYIRDLERDFTVIAVDLRGHGRSGKPHDASAYQPPRFIEDVDQVLDEVGSGPVHYVGYSIGARIGLRIAAATPERLRTLTTIGGSFESMTDQIGRTFFPTWREALDSGGMEEFVTEWGMFRHEPIDPATALAFRANDPVALRAYFEGIEAAAPLGIDGAAQIVVPTLLLAGTNDVDRFRQSQEAARRTAHGSFFELVGQDHASSLLPVDDVTDLIRTFLEMQDS
- a CDS encoding PadR family transcriptional regulator, with the protein product MGTRHNHEFSDNNRFERGEQPRHHHDRRPGFGPGMGAGAGFGMGRGMGRGRGPGFGGGFGGGGFGASAGGFPGFPGFGGPGFGGPGMRGGRGRARKGDVRLAILSLLGEEPANGYGLMKSIAERTEGAWRPSPGSVYPTLSQLVDEDLIVESGEGRQSTFDLTEAGRTYVTEHSDEISKAWGDATAEQGPHGDEFIGSAIKLAGVIKQFHFDATPEQRAAGAAKIDELRRTLYTILAD
- a CDS encoding SDR family NAD(P)-dependent oxidoreductase yields the protein MTALEGRTAVVTGAGRGIGAAVARRLAADGAAVVVNYRSSASAADEVAGSIRDVGGRAITVQGDVGEEGVSEALVAAAVAEFGGLDVFVSNAGIEHFGALPTITKQQVDDVFSINVTAQLLAAQAAAAVMGEGGSIILMSSVSRRMSVFEHSVYAASKAAIQAMVRNLAPELGARGIRINAIAPGGTNTDMAAEVASLYTHPLLRDLPQEVQLRVPTALQRFAEPTEIAAAIAFLAGPDASYVTGSTMEVDGGMS
- a CDS encoding alpha/beta fold hydrolase, translating into MAKRSSTDVTVTRVVPDGDDDFYVRVSTIGHGGTRPFVLVPGIGVASNYFERLAPNLNEFGPVHALDLPGFAGVPHPDAALTIRQYADLVGLVIDRLELEDPVVVGHSMGTQVVADLVARRPELTTCVLIGPVINPGERSVLRQAVRFLQAAVHEPGRVKLLAITAYLFCGPKWFSRILPKMMTFPIERALPHVKADTLVIRGEFDAVAPSEWVRRTGELLPSSRLWEIPGAAHSVMHAHAEEVAKLCVEHARQPLEYDEAGTLREFEHAGDGREGEDFKPTPRSLIGAVRGRLTEALGMWRGDDRLIARGKTEHAEASEAAHERAEEEG